A stretch of Pseudomonas sp. CCC3.1 DNA encodes these proteins:
- a CDS encoding copper chaperone PCu(A)C: MKPVNRLLLLSLLGLSLHVSAQTKVDDAWVRATVAGQPTTGAFMHITSSTDSKLVEVKSKVAETVQIHESTMKNDVMSMQAVPFVALPAGKTVNIEPEGYHVMLIDLVAQVKDGDTVPLTLIVEDAKGVKESIEVNAQARALNSMPMDMNMHDHGAAH, translated from the coding sequence ATGAAACCTGTGAATCGCTTGTTGTTGCTGTCGCTACTGGGCCTGAGCCTGCACGTTTCTGCGCAAACCAAAGTCGACGATGCTTGGGTTCGCGCCACCGTTGCAGGCCAGCCTACGACCGGTGCTTTCATGCACATCACGTCGAGCACCGACAGCAAGCTGGTCGAAGTCAAATCCAAGGTGGCCGAGACCGTGCAGATTCACGAATCGACGATGAAAAACGACGTGATGAGCATGCAAGCGGTGCCGTTTGTGGCGTTGCCTGCTGGCAAAACCGTGAACATTGAGCCCGAGGGGTATCACGTGATGCTGATTGACCTGGTGGCCCAGGTTAAAGACGGCGACACAGTGCCGCTGACCTTGATCGTTGAAGATGCCAAAGGCGTCAAAGAATCGATTGAAGTCAACGCCCAGGCCCGTGCGTTGAACAGCATGCCAATGGACATGAACATGCATGACCACGGCGCTGCGCACTGA
- a CDS encoding SDR family NAD(P)-dependent oxidoreductase, translating to MSFNISNFQLDGRRALITGSGKGIGLELARGLGAAGAIVVINDRNIEKARVIASQLRDDGIKAEYAAFDVTDREQLFAAINAFEADTGAIDILINNAGIQRRAPLEDYDANDWHDLMRVNLDGVFHVSQAVARHMIARGRGKIINICSVQSELARPTIAPYAASKGAVKMLTKGMCAEWARHGIQANGLAPGYFATEMNRALVDNQEFSEWLCKRTPAGRWGRVEELCGAAVFLASPASDFINGQTLFVDGGLTSVV from the coding sequence ATGTCATTCAATATCAGTAACTTTCAGCTTGATGGCCGCCGTGCCTTGATCACCGGTTCAGGTAAAGGCATCGGGCTTGAGTTGGCCCGTGGTCTGGGCGCTGCCGGCGCTATTGTGGTGATCAACGATCGCAATATCGAAAAAGCCCGTGTCATTGCCAGCCAATTGCGCGACGACGGGATCAAGGCCGAGTACGCCGCGTTTGATGTTACCGACCGTGAACAGCTTTTCGCGGCAATCAATGCCTTTGAGGCGGATACCGGGGCCATCGATATTTTGATTAACAACGCGGGCATTCAACGCCGCGCGCCGTTGGAGGACTACGACGCCAACGACTGGCACGATCTGATGCGGGTCAATCTGGACGGCGTGTTCCATGTCTCCCAGGCGGTAGCTCGGCACATGATTGCCCGTGGCCGGGGCAAAATCATCAATATCTGCTCGGTCCAGAGCGAGCTGGCACGCCCCACTATCGCGCCGTATGCCGCGTCCAAAGGGGCCGTGAAGATGCTGACCAAAGGCATGTGCGCCGAATGGGCTCGCCATGGGATTCAGGCCAACGGCCTGGCGCCGGGCTACTTTGCAACCGAGATGAACCGCGCACTGGTTGATAACCAAGAATTTTCTGAATGGCTGTGCAAGCGCACACCTGCCGGTCGTTGGGGCCGCGTCGAAGAGTTGTGCGGTGCTGCGGTGTTCCTCGCCTCCCCGGCTTCGGATTTCATCAATGGCCAAACCCTGTTCGTGGATGGAGGCCTGACCAGCGTCGTTTGA
- a CDS encoding pseudoazurin, with the protein MRISSLTLLLVIALLGSSALAQTHEVKMLTRTATAGMVFEPDYLQIAPGDTVKFVPTHSGHNAATLPELLPEGAQAFQGKIDQPIEQNFSIPGLYGIQCTPHLGMGMVMLIQVGEPAAQAPQLPSKLPKRALDRMNAALQKQQAAQ; encoded by the coding sequence ATGCGTATTTCATCCCTGACCCTCTTGCTGGTTATTGCCCTGCTCGGCTCATCCGCGTTGGCCCAGACTCATGAAGTGAAGATGCTCACTCGAACGGCAACCGCTGGCATGGTGTTTGAACCGGACTACCTGCAAATAGCCCCCGGCGATACGGTCAAATTCGTGCCAACGCACAGTGGCCACAATGCGGCGACGTTGCCAGAACTGTTGCCAGAGGGCGCGCAAGCCTTTCAAGGCAAGATCGATCAGCCAATCGAACAGAACTTCTCCATTCCAGGGCTGTACGGCATCCAATGCACCCCGCACCTGGGGATGGGCATGGTGATGCTGATTCAGGTCGGTGAGCCCGCTGCTCAGGCACCGCAACTGCCCTCGAAACTGCCCAAGCGCGCATTGGATCGAATGAACGCCGCACTGCAAAAACAGCAGGCCGCACAATGA
- the arnT gene encoding lipid IV(A) 4-amino-4-deoxy-L-arabinosyltransferase, with amino-acid sequence MAAVASRKIPTNRLERWAIPSLLLAFVLFYLMPLMTHGLWIPDETRYAQISQEMLQSGNWVAPHFMGLRYFEKPIAGYWMIAIGQAVFGDNLFGVRIASALSTGLSVWLAWLIASRLWNDPRKSFASALLYMSFGLVAGEAGYANLDPQFTLWVNLSLVALWFALDAKNRRARLSAWVVLGAACGMGFLTKGFLAWLLPVLIGVPYALWQRRFKDLLLYGPLAVLVAAAVCAPWALAIQHQEPDFWQFFFWNEHIRRFSASDAQHTQPWWFYLPLLLAASLPWAALLPSALVEAWKQKSQPAIGYLLLWLLLPLGMFSLSKGKLPTYILPCLLPLALLMGHALIAWVNQARGRCIRVNGLLNTLLAVAGLAGLVYLQVARPVYANTEMFSLSLGFIVLMVWLLTNALQAMRPLTLWAAPALGMGVLVALLPAAMPATVVNSKMPDQFIAEHTQELSQTSTLLSNDLGAASALSWRLGRPEVTLYDTVGELKYGLGYPDSAKRQVDVDTISGWLKDAQSRGSVGVVMRVNSAQEVHEVERLPQGGKRYERGNLAIFIFPQAKSE; translated from the coding sequence ATGGCGGCTGTTGCCTCTCGAAAAATCCCGACCAACCGTCTTGAGCGCTGGGCAATACCCAGCCTGCTCTTGGCGTTTGTACTGTTTTATCTAATGCCATTAATGACCCACGGGCTGTGGATCCCTGATGAAACCCGTTACGCCCAGATCAGTCAGGAAATGCTCCAGAGCGGTAATTGGGTTGCTCCGCACTTTATGGGGTTGCGCTACTTCGAAAAGCCGATTGCGGGCTACTGGATGATCGCCATCGGCCAAGCCGTATTCGGTGACAATCTGTTCGGGGTAAGGATTGCTTCGGCACTGAGCACGGGGCTGAGCGTCTGGCTGGCATGGCTGATTGCCAGCCGACTGTGGAATGATCCGCGCAAATCATTCGCGAGCGCCCTGCTGTACATGAGTTTTGGTCTGGTGGCCGGTGAGGCGGGTTACGCCAACCTCGATCCGCAGTTCACGCTGTGGGTCAACCTGAGCCTGGTCGCCCTGTGGTTTGCCCTTGACGCTAAAAATCGCCGGGCACGGCTGTCGGCCTGGGTGGTCTTGGGCGCGGCTTGCGGCATGGGGTTCTTGACCAAGGGCTTCCTGGCTTGGCTGCTGCCCGTGTTGATCGGCGTGCCGTATGCCCTGTGGCAGCGACGCTTTAAAGACTTGTTGCTCTACGGCCCGCTGGCGGTGCTGGTCGCGGCTGCCGTGTGCGCACCATGGGCGCTGGCTATCCAGCATCAAGAACCTGACTTCTGGCAGTTTTTCTTCTGGAACGAACACATTCGCCGTTTTAGCGCGAGTGACGCGCAACACACCCAGCCGTGGTGGTTCTACCTGCCGTTACTGCTCGCTGCCAGCCTGCCGTGGGCGGCATTGCTGCCCTCGGCACTGGTTGAGGCCTGGAAGCAAAAAAGCCAGCCCGCCATCGGCTACCTGCTGCTTTGGCTATTGTTGCCACTGGGCATGTTCAGCCTGAGCAAGGGCAAGCTGCCGACCTACATCCTGCCGTGCCTGCTGCCTTTGGCACTGTTGATGGGGCATGCGTTGATTGCGTGGGTTAATCAGGCCCGTGGCCGCTGCATACGGGTCAATGGTCTGTTGAATACGCTGCTGGCCGTGGCCGGGCTGGCAGGGTTGGTTTACCTGCAAGTCGCCCGCCCGGTCTACGCCAACACCGAGATGTTCAGCCTGTCTCTGGGCTTTATCGTGCTGATGGTCTGGCTGCTGACCAACGCTCTGCAAGCCATGCGCCCGTTGACCTTGTGGGCCGCGCCGGCATTGGGCATGGGTGTGTTGGTGGCTTTGCTGCCTGCCGCGATGCCGGCCACTGTGGTCAACAGCAAAATGCCCGACCAGTTTATTGCCGAACATACCCAGGAATTGAGCCAGACCAGCACCCTGCTGAGTAATGACCTGGGCGCGGCCTCGGCACTTTCCTGGCGATTGGGTCGTCCTGAAGTCACCCTTTACGACACCGTGGGCGAACTCAAATACGGTCTCGGTTACCCCGATTCAGCTAAGCGCCAGGTCGATGTCGATACCATCAGCGGGTGGCTGAAAGACGCGCAGTCGCGCGGTTCTGTTGGCGTGGTGATGCGGGTTAATTCAGCGCAGGAAGTCCACGAAGTCGAACGGTTACCTCAGGGTGGCAAGCGCTATGAGCGCGGCAACCTGGCCATTTTCATCTTCCCTCAGGCTAAGTCTGAATGA
- a CDS encoding DUF1624 domain-containing protein, whose protein sequence is MPTAQQAPPPSQRLLSIDALRGLVIIFMLLDHVRETFFLHRQVADPMSIDATEPALFFSRTLAHLCAPVFVLLTGLSAYLYGEKYQGTRDVSAFLFKRGLFLVVLEFTLVNFAWTFQFPPTVIYLQVIWAIGVSMIALAALVWLPRPVLLLLAIVIIAGHNLLDSLHFAAGSALHVPWAILHDRGWIEFSDSLRLRTSYPVLPWIGVIALGYCIGPWFARSASAALRQRYLLLAGTGALLGFVALRLLNGYGEAQWSGYSTVTQTLMSFFNITKYPPSLLFLTLTLGVGLLLLLGFERAGQRRWIRTLAVFGAAPMFFYLLHLYVLKVLYLVCVGLFGLNQGSYFGFDGIGAVWLSAILLATALYLPVRWFAALKARRRDISWLKYF, encoded by the coding sequence ATGCCGACTGCTCAACAAGCCCCTCCTCCAAGCCAACGCCTGCTGTCCATCGATGCCCTGCGGGGCTTGGTGATTATTTTTATGCTGCTGGACCACGTGCGCGAGACGTTCTTTTTGCATCGCCAAGTGGCCGATCCGATGAGTATTGATGCCACCGAGCCCGCGCTGTTTTTCAGCCGGACGCTGGCTCATTTGTGTGCCCCGGTGTTTGTGTTGCTGACGGGGTTGTCGGCGTATCTGTACGGCGAAAAATATCAGGGCACGCGCGACGTTTCGGCATTTCTGTTCAAGCGCGGACTGTTTCTGGTGGTGCTGGAGTTCACGTTGGTGAACTTTGCCTGGACGTTCCAGTTCCCGCCCACGGTGATTTACCTGCAAGTGATCTGGGCCATCGGCGTCAGCATGATTGCCCTTGCGGCGCTGGTCTGGCTGCCACGCCCTGTGCTTTTGTTGCTCGCCATCGTGATCATCGCCGGGCATAACCTGCTCGACAGCCTGCACTTCGCTGCCGGTTCGGCGCTGCATGTGCCGTGGGCAATTTTGCATGATCGTGGCTGGATCGAGTTTTCGGACAGCTTGCGCCTGCGTACTTCCTACCCGGTACTGCCGTGGATCGGGGTCATCGCGCTGGGCTATTGCATCGGCCCATGGTTTGCACGATCCGCCTCGGCAGCCCTGCGTCAGCGTTATCTGTTGCTGGCCGGGACGGGTGCCCTGCTCGGTTTTGTCGCGCTACGCCTGCTCAATGGTTATGGCGAGGCGCAATGGAGTGGCTACAGCACCGTGACGCAAACCTTGATGAGCTTTTTCAACATCACCAAGTACCCGCCTTCGCTGCTGTTTTTGACCTTGACCCTGGGTGTTGGCCTGTTGCTGTTGCTGGGCTTTGAGCGCGCCGGGCAACGCCGCTGGATTCGCACCCTGGCGGTATTTGGCGCGGCGCCGATGTTCTTCTACCTGCTGCACTTGTACGTCCTTAAAGTGCTCTATCTGGTGTGTGTCGGCCTGTTTGGCCTGAATCAGGGCAGCTACTTCGGTTTTGACGGCATCGGTGCGGTGTGGCTTTCGGCCATTTTGCTGGCAACAGCGCTTTATCTGCCGGTGCGCTGGTTTGCTGCGTTGAAGGCGCGTCGCCGAGATATTTCATGGCTGAAATACTTCTGA
- a CDS encoding MFS transporter: MSTLKEHALPLTDVGSQQVKAKGFAPKRWLYLIPLIFITYSLAYLDRANYGFASAAGIEHDLGITKGMSSLIGALFFLGYFFFQVPGAIYAQKYSVRKLVFWSLILWGFCAMATGLVTNIPMLMFIRVSLGIVEAAVMPAMLIFISNWFTRKERSRANTFLVLGNPVTVLWMSVVSGYLIQAWGWREMFVIEGAPAVLWAFVWWRMARDKPEQVDWLTQQEKTQLAATLAEEQKGMKQVRNYRQAFTSPIVIQLCCVHALWSIGVYGFIMWLPSIIKQAAAADIVTVGWLSAVPYVAAVAAMLAVSWASDKSQQRKHFVWPLLALGALAFFCSYLLGSEHFWLSFALLTVAGAALYAPYGPFFALIPEILPANVFGGAIGLINACGALGAFVGSWIVGYLIGLTGNPGAAYIFMTVGVLSSALLMAWVKVRR; the protein is encoded by the coding sequence ATGAGCACGCTCAAAGAACATGCACTGCCGTTAACGGACGTTGGCAGCCAGCAGGTCAAGGCCAAAGGCTTTGCGCCCAAACGCTGGCTGTACCTCATTCCGCTGATTTTTATCACGTACAGCCTCGCCTATCTGGACCGCGCCAACTATGGCTTTGCCAGTGCCGCCGGGATCGAGCACGACCTAGGCATCACCAAAGGCATGTCCTCGCTGATCGGTGCCCTGTTTTTTCTGGGGTACTTTTTCTTCCAGGTACCGGGGGCGATCTACGCGCAGAAGTACAGCGTGCGCAAACTGGTGTTCTGGAGCCTGATCCTGTGGGGCTTTTGCGCCATGGCCACGGGGCTGGTGACCAATATCCCGATGCTGATGTTCATTCGGGTGTCGCTGGGGATTGTCGAAGCGGCCGTGATGCCAGCGATGCTGATTTTTATCAGCAACTGGTTCACCCGCAAAGAGCGTTCGCGGGCCAACACCTTTCTGGTGCTGGGTAACCCGGTCACCGTGCTGTGGATGTCGGTGGTCTCGGGTTATCTGATTCAGGCCTGGGGCTGGCGTGAAATGTTTGTGATCGAAGGTGCACCTGCGGTGTTGTGGGCCTTCGTCTGGTGGCGCATGGCGCGGGACAAGCCTGAGCAGGTTGACTGGCTGACCCAACAGGAAAAGACCCAGTTGGCCGCGACCCTCGCCGAAGAACAGAAAGGCATGAAGCAGGTGCGCAATTACCGTCAGGCCTTCACCAGCCCGATAGTGATTCAACTGTGCTGCGTGCACGCGCTGTGGAGCATCGGCGTGTATGGTTTCATCATGTGGTTGCCGAGCATCATCAAACAGGCCGCAGCGGCCGACATTGTCACTGTCGGCTGGCTGAGTGCCGTGCCGTATGTGGCCGCCGTGGCAGCGATGCTGGCAGTGTCGTGGGCTTCGGACAAGTCGCAGCAGCGCAAACACTTCGTCTGGCCGTTGCTGGCACTCGGCGCGCTGGCCTTCTTCTGCTCGTACCTGCTGGGTTCTGAGCACTTCTGGCTGTCGTTTGCCTTGTTGACCGTCGCAGGTGCGGCGCTTTATGCACCTTACGGACCGTTTTTTGCGCTGATCCCGGAGATCCTTCCGGCCAACGTATTCGGCGGCGCGATTGGCCTGATCAATGCGTGCGGGGCGCTGGGCGCCTTTGTTGGCTCGTGGATCGTCGGCTACCTGATCGGCCTCACGGGCAATCCGGGGGCGGCTTATATCTTCATGACGGTCGGCGTGCTGTCTTCCGCATTGTTGATGGCCTGGGTCAAGGTGCGTCGATAA
- a CDS encoding TonB-dependent receptor produces the protein MLPDLAPFRLTSLAAALLGLLGTSLCSAAAEQAPGSVLTLGSTAISADELPSSTLPAVYSGGQVARGGELGVLGNQDIMDVPFTMSSYTSQLIEDQQAESIGDVLLNDSSVRQSFGYGNAAQIFVIRGLPLNSDDISYNGLYGVLPRQVISTDSLERVEVFKGPNAFINGVTPTGSGVGGGINLQPKRAQDTPTRRFTTDISSSGRIGEHLDLGQRFGENNQFGIRMNIAQREGDTAIDDENQRTKLFALGLDYRGDRLRVSTDFGYQKQRINGNRNTVYIPATLTDIPHAPDADTNYSQKWTFTELEDTYGMARGEYDLTDQWTLYAAAGAKHTREVGNYSTPTLRSTAGATTASSMFVAHDEDNRSAMAGLRGTLQTGPVSHQINLGLTGIWTEQRSAYQLSGSFANDLYNPVDVAKPAVYPFVGGDINDPGIVGKTINRSLAISDTLGFVDDRVLLTYGLRRQTLKVDGWNYAGNRTATYDDSITTPVYGIVLKPWDNISLYANRIEGLAKGPTAPATAGGTEVTNPGQTFAPARSKQIEAGIKYDKGTFGASLGVYRIEQPSDGYVNAQNTYVREGMQRNRGVELNLFGEPLDGLRVLAGATLMDTKLSGTKGGANDGNRAPGVPTFQFNLGADWDVPGLEGVALNARMLRTGGQFVNPSNTLSIPAWNRFDLGARYSFDVEQRAVTLRANLENVANTGYWASSNGGYLSQGEPRSLKVSATVDF, from the coding sequence ATGCTGCCTGACCTCGCCCCGTTCCGTTTAACTTCACTGGCTGCCGCCTTGCTTGGCCTTTTAGGTACATCACTGTGCAGCGCTGCTGCCGAGCAAGCCCCCGGATCGGTACTGACTCTGGGCAGCACCGCTATTTCTGCCGACGAACTGCCTTCCAGCACGCTGCCAGCGGTGTACAGCGGTGGTCAGGTGGCACGTGGTGGCGAGTTGGGGGTACTGGGCAATCAAGACATCATGGATGTGCCCTTTACGATGTCGAGTTACACCTCACAACTGATAGAAGACCAGCAAGCCGAAAGCATCGGTGATGTGCTGCTTAACGATTCGTCCGTGCGTCAGTCGTTTGGTTATGGCAACGCGGCGCAGATCTTTGTGATTCGTGGCTTGCCACTGAACAGCGATGATATTTCCTACAACGGCTTGTATGGCGTCTTGCCCCGTCAGGTGATCAGCACTGACAGCCTTGAGCGGGTTGAAGTCTTCAAAGGGCCCAATGCCTTTATCAACGGCGTGACCCCGACCGGCTCCGGTGTGGGTGGCGGTATCAACCTGCAACCCAAACGGGCACAAGACACCCCGACCCGGCGCTTCACCACCGATATTTCCAGCAGCGGACGGATCGGCGAACACCTGGACCTGGGCCAGCGCTTTGGCGAAAACAATCAATTTGGCATTCGCATGAACATCGCCCAGCGCGAAGGCGATACCGCTATCGACGACGAAAACCAGCGCACCAAGCTGTTTGCTCTGGGGCTGGACTACAGGGGAGATCGCCTGCGGGTGTCCACCGATTTCGGTTATCAAAAGCAGCGCATCAACGGCAATCGCAACACGGTCTATATCCCCGCAACGTTGACCGACATTCCCCATGCGCCGGATGCCGACACCAATTACAGCCAGAAATGGACCTTCACCGAGCTGGAAGACACTTACGGCATGGCGCGCGGCGAATACGACCTCACAGATCAATGGACCCTATATGCCGCCGCCGGGGCCAAACACACCCGTGAGGTGGGCAATTACTCCACCCCTACCCTGCGCAGCACCGCGGGTGCGACCACCGCCTCCAGCATGTTTGTCGCCCACGATGAGGACAACCGCAGCGCGATGGCGGGGCTGCGTGGCACGTTGCAGACCGGCCCGGTGAGCCATCAGATCAACCTCGGCCTGACCGGCATCTGGACTGAACAACGCTCGGCCTATCAGTTGAGTGGCAGTTTCGCCAATGACCTGTACAACCCCGTTGACGTGGCCAAGCCTGCTGTTTACCCGTTCGTGGGTGGCGATATCAATGACCCCGGCATCGTCGGCAAAACCATCAACCGCAGCCTGGCGATTTCCGACACGTTGGGTTTTGTCGATGACCGCGTCCTGTTGACCTATGGTCTGCGTCGCCAAACCTTGAAGGTGGATGGCTGGAACTATGCAGGCAACCGTACGGCCACCTACGATGACTCGATCACCACACCGGTCTACGGCATTGTGCTCAAACCGTGGGACAACATTTCGCTGTACGCCAACCGCATTGAAGGTCTGGCAAAAGGTCCTACAGCCCCGGCAACGGCGGGTGGCACTGAGGTTACAAACCCCGGTCAAACTTTCGCCCCGGCACGCTCCAAGCAGATCGAAGCGGGGATCAAGTACGACAAAGGCACCTTTGGCGCCAGTTTGGGTGTGTACCGCATCGAACAGCCGAGCGACGGCTACGTCAACGCGCAAAATACCTATGTGCGCGAAGGCATGCAGCGCAATCGCGGGGTTGAACTCAACCTCTTCGGTGAGCCGCTGGACGGCTTGCGCGTACTGGCCGGCGCCACACTGATGGACACCAAACTCAGCGGCACCAAAGGCGGTGCCAACGACGGCAATCGTGCGCCTGGCGTACCAACCTTTCAGTTCAACCTGGGCGCGGATTGGGATGTGCCAGGGCTGGAAGGCGTAGCGCTTAATGCACGGATGCTGCGCACTGGCGGCCAGTTCGTTAACCCGAGCAATACCTTGAGCATCCCGGCCTGGAACCGATTCGACCTCGGCGCACGTTACAGCTTCGACGTTGAACAACGCGCCGTGACCCTGCGGGCCAATCTAGAGAACGTCGCAAACACAGGCTACTGGGCGTCGTCCAATGGTGGCTACCTGAGCCAGGGTGAGCCACGCTCGCTAAAGGTATCCGCCACAGTCGACTTCTAA
- a CDS encoding SCO family protein, producing MNALLTRRHVVAGLGLLSLGLLAGCDPGSGLSYKYGKDLSNEILGRKFKLRDAQGNEMMLGSFRGMMPMIFFGFTQCPAVCPTALARAAQIKKMMGPDGDRLQVVFITLDPERDKPAMLDAYVKAFDPSFMALSGTLEETAATAKEFKVFYEKIPTGSSYTLSHTATSFVFDTRGVLRLGLSPSLSAKQCTEDLLTVMSVC from the coding sequence ATGAATGCATTACTGACTCGCCGCCATGTGGTTGCCGGTCTTGGCTTGCTCAGTCTCGGCCTGTTGGCCGGTTGTGACCCGGGCAGTGGTTTGTCGTACAAGTACGGTAAAGACCTGAGCAATGAAATTCTGGGGCGCAAGTTCAAGCTTCGGGACGCCCAAGGCAACGAAATGATGCTCGGCAGCTTTCGCGGCATGATGCCGATGATCTTCTTCGGCTTTACCCAATGCCCGGCCGTGTGCCCCACCGCCTTGGCCCGCGCCGCGCAAATCAAGAAGATGATGGGCCCGGACGGTGATCGCCTGCAGGTGGTCTTTATTACGTTGGACCCGGAGCGTGACAAACCGGCGATGCTGGATGCGTACGTCAAAGCCTTCGACCCAAGCTTTATGGCGCTGTCCGGCACCCTTGAAGAAACCGCGGCCACGGCCAAGGAGTTCAAGGTGTTTTACGAAAAGATCCCGACCGGCTCGTCGTACACCTTGTCGCACACCGCCACCAGCTTTGTGTTTGACACCCGTGGCGTGCTGCGCCTGGGCCTGTCGCCTTCGCTGTCGGCCAAACAGTGCACCGAAGATCTGCTGACAGTGATGTCGGTCTGCTAG
- a CDS encoding OprD family porin translates to MTIVRTRSAILMALASPMALADSAQSQTNGFIEDSTWAVINRTVYDHRDYRHGASNSGSRNAYKPKTERNGYAEEWAYGLMGTLQSGFTQGLIGVGVDAHAYLGVKLDSGGGRAGKARLLGLDNDGYPKDNYGRGGAAIKLRLSNTVLSYGEQRVKTPVFSSSDSRLLPETATGVFVTSNEFNALKMVGGHFTESTDRNASSHNQGFVVNYSNGPKGDAFDLAGAVYTPSKQLSASLYTSRYEDTWNQQYVGALFSQPIDEHRSLTFNFNLYRTTDEGRALSGTIDNTTWSLMSTYAQGPHSFSLGYQKVHGDTPFDYVTRGAIFITNAVQLSDFNAPNEQSWQARYDLDLSSWNLPGLVLSAAYVRGSDINGSHVDPSGGYAYLGYGEGGKHWERDLEARYVVQSGAAKGTIMSLRHNVHRGNTAQAELDTDQIRLAIEYPLTGRF, encoded by the coding sequence ATGACGATTGTTCGCACGCGCTCGGCCATCCTGATGGCCCTCGCCAGCCCCATGGCCCTGGCCGACTCTGCCCAGTCCCAGACCAATGGTTTTATCGAAGACAGCACGTGGGCTGTGATCAACCGCACGGTCTACGACCATCGCGACTACCGGCACGGCGCCAGTAACAGCGGCTCGCGCAATGCCTACAAGCCCAAGACCGAACGTAACGGTTATGCAGAAGAATGGGCCTACGGCTTGATGGGCACGTTGCAATCCGGTTTCACCCAGGGATTGATCGGTGTGGGCGTCGATGCGCACGCTTACCTTGGGGTCAAGCTGGACAGTGGCGGCGGCCGTGCAGGAAAAGCGCGTTTGCTGGGACTGGATAACGACGGCTACCCCAAGGATAACTATGGCCGGGGTGGCGCGGCCATCAAGCTGCGGCTGTCCAATACCGTGCTCTCCTATGGCGAACAGCGGGTCAAGACCCCAGTATTCAGCTCGTCCGACAGTCGTCTGCTGCCAGAGACCGCCACCGGGGTGTTTGTCACCAGTAACGAGTTCAATGCCTTGAAAATGGTGGGCGGGCACTTCACCGAAAGCACCGACCGCAACGCCAGCAGTCACAACCAAGGCTTTGTGGTGAACTACTCGAACGGCCCCAAAGGCGATGCCTTCGACCTGGCCGGTGCGGTCTATACCCCGAGCAAGCAACTCAGCGCGAGCCTTTACACCTCACGTTACGAAGACACCTGGAACCAGCAGTATGTGGGCGCTCTGTTTAGCCAGCCGATTGATGAACATCGCTCGCTGACGTTCAACTTCAACCTGTACCGCACCACCGATGAAGGCCGGGCGCTGTCGGGCACTATCGACAACACCACTTGGAGCCTGATGAGCACCTACGCTCAAGGTCCGCACAGCTTCAGCCTGGGTTATCAGAAAGTGCACGGCGATACGCCGTTTGATTACGTGACCCGTGGCGCCATTTTCATCACCAACGCGGTGCAATTGTCTGACTTCAACGCGCCCAACGAGCAATCGTGGCAAGCCCGCTACGATCTCGACCTGTCGTCATGGAACCTGCCGGGGTTGGTGCTCAGTGCCGCTTATGTGCGCGGCAGTGATATCAACGGCAGTCATGTGGATCCGAGCGGGGGTTACGCCTATCTGGGATATGGCGAAGGCGGTAAACACTGGGAGCGCGATCTGGAGGCGCGCTATGTGGTGCAGAGCGGTGCTGCCAAGGGCACCATCATGTCGCTGCGTCATAACGTGCATCGCGGCAACACCGCGCAGGCCGAACTGGACACAGACCAGATCCGCCTGGCGATTGAATACCCGTTAACCGGGCGATTTTAA